Genomic window (Subtercola endophyticus):
CACGACACCGTGACGCCCCACGAGGCCGCCCCGCCGGTTCCGCTGCGACACGATGCCGAGCGGGAGCACATGGCACGGCTGATCGCGTCGATCGTGCCACCGAATGCGACGGTACAGGTCGGCATCGGCGGGGTGGCCGAAGCGATCATCGGAGCGCTTTCGAGCAACGGCCGCCGGGGCATCCACACCGGTATGCTGCCGAACTCGCTGCGCACCGAGCTGGCAGCGGGGCGATTCACGGGGGCGGCCAAGACCGTCGACGAGGGCCTCGCGGTGGCCACCGGTCTCTCGCCGACCGCCGGGCCCGATGCGTGGCCGAAGACCGTCGAGCTTCGGCCCATCTCGCAGACCCACTCGCCGGTCGAGCTCGCTCGGCACCAGAACCTGTGGTCGATCAATTCGGCGTTCTCGGTCGACCTGGGCGGTGGCGCCAACGCCGAGTGGCTGAACGGGCAGAAGCTCGCCTGCGGCGGCGGCCAGGCCGACTTCATGCGGGCAGCCCACCTGAGCGCCCATGGCGCATCGGTGATAGCCCTGCCGTCGCGCAGCGCAAAAGGACACAGTCGCATCGTCGACGCGCTCGACGGCGCGGCGGTAACGACAGCGGGTGGGGACGTCGACTACGTCGTGACCGAATACGGCATTGCGCACCTCACCGGGCGCACGTTGTTCGAGCGCCGCGAACTGCTCGCCCAAATCGCCCATCCTGACGACCGGGTGCGTCTTCGCACATAGCACTGTCTTTCGTTGAGAACGACTCGCTTGCGGCGTGCGGCACAACCCCGAATACTATGATCATGAATGTTCTTATTGTTCAGGCGGGCAGGAGTATCAATGAGCGAGTCTGAGCCGAAGTCGGCGTGGCCCACCAATTTCAGCGCATCGGCCATCGGACGTCAGGTCAAGACCTCCGAGCGCGTCGCGTCGGCCATCGTGACCCTCATCGTCGACAACGGCTTGAAGCCGGGCGATCGGTTGCCCAATGAGGCCGAGATGATCGAGCAGTTCGAGGTCGGTCGCGGCTCACTGCGCGAGGCTCTGCGCATTCTGGAAACCTATGGCATGATCAGCCTGCGCTCCGGTCCCGGCGGCGGCCCCGTGCTGCTGAGCGTCAATCCGCGCGACGTCAGCCGCAGCTTCTCGCTCTACCTCAACATCAGCGGCGCCACGGTTCAGGAGCTGGTCGATGCGCGCCTGATCATCGACCCGCAAGCCGCCCGCATGGCCGCCGAAGCGATCAGCGACGAGTCGAAGGCCGCGATACTCGCCACGCTCGACCGCGAGGAGTCGGTGCGCCCGACCGCGGGAACCGTGGTGGAAGCCGCAAACGACTTTCACTATCTGCTCGCCACTCTCACCGGAAACGGCGTATTCAACCTGGTCGCCACCGCCCTGAAAGAGATGTACACGACTCGCGTCGTGGGGGTCGGCCTCGCCGAGAAGACGACAAAACCGACCATCAGGCACGAGCATCGCCGCATCGGCGACGCGGTGATCGCCGGCGACGGCGATCTGGCCGAGAGACTCATGCGTGAGCACCTCATCGAGCACTTCGCCCAGACGCTCGACGCCTCGCCCGGTTTCGGGCCGTCGGTCATCAACTGGGGCTGACGATCGACGGCCACGAACCGTTGCGCGGAATGACGTGTCGACGGGCATCCGCTCTCGGCCAGGGGAGCCCGACTACGCCCGCTTCAGCAGCAGTTCGGCGACCCGGTAGTCGGGAAGAGTGATCACCCGCCCGTTGAGCACTGCGGCCGGGTCACCTTTCGCGGTCGCCTCTTCGTACGCCTCGACGACCTCTTTCGCCTTTGCGACCTCGGCGGCAGACGGGCGCATGACCTCGTTGATGATCGGCAGATGCGCCGGCGACACGGCGATGCAGGCCGTGTAGCCGAGGTCTGACCACGACTGGATGAGCGCCCGCACTTTATCGAGGTCTTTGTAGTCGGGGATGAGTGAGCCACCGGTCGCGAACAAGCCATAGGCGGCCGCCGCAATGGCGATCTTCGATCGCGCGTAACCGCTGGTCAGCATCGAGAGCTCACCGTTCGCATCGAACGGGCGGCTGCCGACGTCTGCCGCGAAGTCGACATAGCCGAAGTGCAGGCCGGCCACCGCTTCATGCGACGCGATCGAATCGATCTCGATGAGCGCCCGCGCGGTCTCGATCATGACGTGCAGTGGATGCGCGTTACCGGCGGCCGCGAGAATGGCCGCCACCTCGTCGAGCTCTTCGCGCCGCTCGACCTTGGGATACGACACCACGATGTCGGCCGAGACCGCGCCGAGCGCCTCGAGGTCATCACGGCCCCACGGGGTGGCGAGGTTGTTGCACCGAACGATGACGCGGCGACCGCCGAAGTACGACATATCGCCGAGCGCCTCGATGATCGCTGAGCGCACGGCGGCCTTGTTCGCCGGCGTCGCCGAGTCTTCGAGGTCGAGCATGATGGCATCGGCCTGCACCTCGGGCACCTTCGACCAGTACTTGGGGTTCAGAATCGGCACTTCGATGAGGCTCGTCATCGTTGCGAAATCCGCCCGTGCGGTCATGCGTTCACCTTCTCGGCAGCGAGAAAGTCTTCGATGGCTGTCGTGAATTCGTCAGGCTGTTCACGCGGAATGTAGTGACCCGTCTCGAACCAGAGCGCTACGGCGTCGGGCATGACGGTCGTCATCTTCTCGACCAGACCTTCGTCGAGCACGTTGCTCGTGCGCCCGATCATGAGCAGGGTGGGCATGGTCGCTTGGGCGCACATCTTCCACAGGTAGGGGATGTCTGGCAGGCTCGCCGAGCCGGTGATCCACTGCACGTCGGGGTCGGCCTTCAGAACGAGTTTGCCGGCCCAGTTCTTGCGCAGCTGGTGTTCGACATGCAGATCGATGAATTCCTCGACCCACTGCGGGTGCTCGGTCTTGTAATACTCGCGCGCCTCCGCGGAGTTGCGGAAACCCTTGATGGCCACCGTGCGCTGAATAAAGTCACGCATGAACTCCGCGCCTGCCCGGGTCGTTTCGGGGCCGGCGTCAGACAGAATGAGCTTCTTGACAATGTCGGGCCGCTCCCCCGCCAACGAGAGCGCCACTCGTACGCCGGCCGAGTGCCCCACCAGGTCGAAGGCGCCGATACCGAGCGCATCGACGAACAGGCTGATGTCATTCGACATCGAGCGCACGCGGTACCCCGTCTTCGACCAGTCGCTCTCGCCGTGCCCGCGCAGATCGGGGGTGAACACGTGATAGTCGGCAGCGAGTCGACGCGAGATCGGATCCCACGTGTGCGCTTGAACATTGAGTCCGTGCAGCATCACCAGGGGCGGTTTACCCGGGGTGCCCCACTCGAGGTAGTGCAGGTTGAGGCCGCCGACGCGAACGTCACCGTCTTGATAGTCGTGCATAATCCATAACTCCTCGCTGAGCAGATAACTCCACCAACATCATTCTTATCAATGTTACTATATGCATGAATTGACTTTCCAATGAAGTGAGGACGACATGACCATTCCCGCTGGCGTGAGCCCGGCGACCTCGAGTGTCGCTTCTGGTGCGGGCGGAATGGCGCGCGCGCTCGCAGAGAAGATTTCCGAGCTGGTCGACGCCCCGCTGACCTCTTCCGCAGTCACAGCCGTGTCGAATCGCCTCACCCACTCGCTCGGCGTCAGCCTGGCCAGCACCGCGTTGCAGCCCTTCACCACCGCTCTCGACGCGCTCACGGCAGAGCCGGGCGAGGCCGTTGTGGTCGGTTCATCCACTCGCCTCGCGCCGGGAGCCGCGGCCTTCGTGAACGCGGTGACAGCACACAGCAGTCTGCAGGAAGACTGCGGGCCGGGCGGATTTCGTGAGGGGAGTCACCCCGGCACCTACGTGATTCCCGCAGCACTGGCTGCCGCAGACCTCAGCGGATGCTCGGGCGACCGATTGCAGCGTGCCATCATCGCGGGGTACGAGGCCGTTCACCGGCTCGGTCTGGCGGTTCCGCCCGCGCTCAGCGCGCGCCGGTTTCGGCCCGTCGGCGTCATGGGGCCGTTCGGCGCCGCCGTAGCCGCCGCGTACGCTCTCGGTGGCGACGCCGAGGCGGTCGGCCGCGCCATCGGCATCGCCGCCAATACCTCGGCCGGCACCAGCCAGGGCTTCGTCTCCGGCAGCATGGAACCGTACTTCCACGCCGGGTTCGCCGCCCGAAATGGCCTGCTGGCGGCCTCGCTGGCCGTCGCCGGAGCCCCGAGCGCCGAGTTGGCCTTAGAGGGCGAACACGGGTTCTTCGCCGTTTACGCCGGGCAGGCAGCCCTTACAGATCCACTTTTCGCCGACGACGAGCGGCTCGCTATCGAGGGCTTGGGGAGCAAGAAGTACGCAGTGTGCTTGCAGAACCAAGAGAGCATCGAACTGGCCGACGAGGTGCGCGAGTTGATCGGCGGCCGCGAGATCGACGCCGTCGTTCTTCGACGCCCGAATACACCCGAGAACGGCACCGCAAGCCCGGGAGTCGGCGCAGACGGACCCTATGAAACCCGGCTGCAGCGACAGATGTCAGCCCGCTTCACCGCGGCCGCCGCCCTTCTGGGGCGGCCCGTCAACCGCCCGTTCTATTTCGAGTCGGCCGGTTCCGATGCGGCGACTCACGACTTAGCAGAACGGGTGCATCTGCAGACATCGACCAGCGGCGACGTCGAGTACGTCGCCCACCTGAGCAACGGCGAGACGGTCGCGCTGGCTGGGCGCCGACCGGGCATCCTGTTTCCCGACGACGAGTCGTTCGCTCGCCTGTTTCTGGTGCGTGCGACCCCCGTACTCGGCGAAGCGCGGGCCTCGGCTGCGCTTGGGCAGATCAGTCTGCTCGGCAGCGCCGCCGACGCGCGTTCTCTGACGAAGTCGTTCGCGCTCTAGAGGCTGCCCGAACCGTCGCCGACGATCGTATCGGCCATCACGATGGGAAATACCTCAGTGGTGCCGCCGTCGACCGGAATGGTATGGCCAGTCACATACGAGGCCTCATCGCTCGCCAGGTACAGCACCGCGAACGCGACATCCCACCCCGTGCCTTCGGTGCCGAGCATCGTCGCCTTTGCGCGGCGACGGCGCATCTCGCCCGTTCCCCCGCCGTTCCAGCCCGCGAAGCCGAGGCCCATAGGAATCGCGACGTGCCCGGGCGCGACCGTGTTGACGCGCACCCCGCGCGGACCGTACTCGTAGGCCTGAGCCTTGGCCATGGCGATGAGGCCGCCTTTCGACGCCGAATAGCCGATTCCCCCGCCGGCGCGCAGACCGGCCACCGAGGTGATGTGGATGATCGAACCCGCCCCCTTTTCGAACATGCTCGGCAGCACCGCATCAGACATGAGCTTCACGGCCGTCAAGTTGAGGGCGATGATCTTGTCCCACATCGAACGAAGGTTCTCTTGCTCGCCGGGCGCGATGGCCGCGTTGTTGACCAGAATGTCGACACTACCGAATTCTCGAATGCATTTGTCGACGGCGTCTTCGCACTCCTCTTGATCGGTGATGTCGGCGACCGCGACCAGACAGGTGCCGCCGACGCGTTCGACCGCTTCGGCGGTGTGCCACGCGCGCGCTTGATCGACATCGAGAATCATGACGTTCGCCCCCTTCGCGGCGAGCAACACGGCGATATCTGAGCCGGTGCCGCCCATCTCGCCGGCCGAGCCGGCTCCGGTCACGATGGCGGTTCGGCCCGCGAGGCGCTTATCGCTCGTGAATTCGGGAATGTCGAGGCGCTGAGAGTCAGCCATGGTGTCTCCTTTGACGATGAAAATGTAAGTGATGCTCGATGCCCTGAGCTCGACGCTCTGAGCCGAGAGTTCGCATCGAACCGCGTGCGCCGGGCAGCTACGACGAGATGCCGCCGTCGACCCAGTGCCCGCTGCCCTCCAGCCCGAGCCCGTGGCTCAGGTCCTCGGCGAAGAACCGGCGTGCTGCGATCGACACCGCCGCCTTCGAGAACCGAAGTACGGGAACGCTCAGCGTGGCAAGCTGCTCGGCGATGGCATGAGCCCGCGGCAGAACCTCGCCGTATGGCAGAACCTCGTGCACGAATCCGATGGTTCTGCCCTCGTGCGCGTCGATGGTCGCTGCGGTGAGCAGAAAGTACTTCACGCGAGAAGGGCCGAGCAAGTTCGCCCAGACCGCGTGGGCGCCGTCGCCCGGAGCCGTGCGGCGCGTGATGTGGATGTGGTCACCGAACACCGCCGTGTCAGAGGCGATGACGATATCGGCCAGCACCGCGATCTCTGCGTGCGCGGTGGCAGGGCCGTTGACTGCCGCGATGACGGGAACGTCGATGTCGCTGATGTTCTGCAGCATGCGCCGCCCCTCCCACCAGATCTCGTCCCAGGGCATTCCCTTGAACGACGCCACGTCAATGCTGGAACAGAACGTCTCACCCGTTCCGGTGATGATCACCGCTTTGGTCGACCGGCGAGACCCCGCCCATCCGAAGGCTTCCATCACCTCACGATGCGACGTCGCGCTCCACACAAGAGAGCCCTCGCCGGAATGCAACCTCAGCTCGACGATGTCGTCGATAACCGAGACGGCCACGGTCTCCCATTCGGGAATCACTTCACTCATGGAGCACACTCCTTCGGGCGGGCCACGCTGACCGGTCGCACCCTAGATCGTACCGGCGGCGCGCAGTTCGGCGATCTGCTCGGGCGTGCGACCGAGCGCTCCCCCGTACACGGCATCGCTGTCTTCGCCGAGGGCCGGCGCTGTGCGCCAGACCTTTCCGGCATAGTTGGCCAGCCGCGGAAAGACGTTCTGCATCTTCACCATGCCGAGATCGGGGTCTTCGATCTCGACGACGTTCTCGCGTTCACGGTAGGTCGGGTCGGCGAGTATGTCTTCGACCGTGAAGATCGGCGACGCAACGACCTCGAGTCGGGTCATCTCGGCGATGCACTCCTCGAGCGTGTGCTGCAGAATCCACTGCCGCACCATCTCGTCGAGCCGCGCCTTGCGCACCACCTGCATAGCCGCCGTGGCATACTCCTCGATCGGCTCACCGACGAGGGCGGCCACGTTCTGTACGGAACGCGGAGTGCCCGACGTGACCGTGATCCAGCGATCATCCGAGGTCTTGAACGTGTTGATGACCGCGGCGGGCGCGGCTGACAACTCGTTGCCGACACGGGTGGGGTTCTCACCGAGCTGGTCGTAGAAGATGACCTGCCATTCGATGAGCCGGAACAGTCCGTCGTACAGGGCGAGGTCGATCCATTCTCCGCGGAAGTCGGGGTCGGTGTTCTTGCGGTACAGGGCCGCCATCACCGAGAACGCACCCATCAGACCGGTGACCGAGTCGCCGTGCGAGAAGCCGGTGTGCACGGGCGGACCGTCGGGAAAGCCGGTGATGTTCACGACACCGCTCATGGCCTCGCCCACCTTGCCGAACCCGGGAGAGTTGCGTTTGGAGGAGGTGTTGCCGAAGCCCGTCACCTGCAGCATGATCAGCTTCGGGTTGATCTTGTTCAGCGAGACGAAGTCGAGCTCCCACTTCTCGAGCGTTTCCACGCGGAAGTTGCAGATCACGACGTCGGCCCACATGGCGAGCTCACGGGCGAGCACCCGACCCTCTTCGGTGCGCAGATTGAGCGTGACCGACTTCTTGTTGCGCGCCGAGACTTTCCACCACAGGTGTGTGCCGTCTTTTGCCGGCCCAGCGTTGCGCTGCGGATCGCCGCGTCCCGGGTCTTCGACGTGCACGACATCGGCGCCCAGGTCGGCCATCAACGTGCCGGCCAGCGGGCCCGCGATCACGTGAGCGAACTCGACGATTTTCAGACCGCTCAGCACTCTCAGGTCGGTCGGGCCGAACGGTTCGGTTGTGATGGGCTTGTCGGTAATGCTCACGGGTTACAACTCCTTGGGTAGTAGCGAAGCTCGGGCGTCGTCGCACGAGCGGTGAAAAGGGTTCAGACCCGCCAGTCGGAGGCGGGTTCCGGAAAGCGGCTGACCGCCTGCGGGGCGCTGCGGCGGTACATCATGAAAGTGCGCAAGTACTCGACGACGGTCTCGCCGCGCTGGTTCACTCCACGAGTGCGGATGCTCACAATGCCCTGATGCGGGCGCGATTTCGACTCTCGCGTCGAGAGCACCTCGCTCTCGGCCCAGAGCGTGTCTCCGGCGAACACCGGTGTCGGCATCGAGATCGAGTCCCAGCCGAGGTTCGCCATGGCGTTCTCGCTGGTGTCGGCGACCGACAAACCAACCACGATCGACAGGGTCAGACACGAGTTCACCAACGGCTCTTTGAACTCGGTCGCCGCCGCGAACTCGCTGTTGAAGTGCACTTGATTGGTGTTGCACGTGAGCAAGGTGAACCACGTGTTGTCGGTCTGTTCGATGGTTCGTCCGAGGCGACTGCGATAGACATCTCCGACCTCCATGTCTTCGAAATACCGCCCTCGCCATTCCTTCGGCGCCTGCACGGTGGTGGTGTCTGTCATGGTCATTCCTCTCTGCGATTCGTCGCGCTCTGCATCGGTGCTGCGTTGTGCATCGAAAGAATTCGTTGGGCCTGCAGCACGACCGGCAGGTCGACGAGCTTGCCGTTGTAGGCCGTCACGGCGAGGCCGGACTGCTGAGCATCCGTGTAGGCCTCGACGACACCGAGAGCATCGTTCACCTCGTCGGCACTAGGGCTGAAGACGCGATTGACGACATCGATCTGGGCAGGGTGGATGCACGCCTTGGCCGTGAAGCCGAGAGCCTTGCCGCGCCGGCTGCTCTCGAGCAGCGCCTCGGCGTCTGACACGGCGAGGTGCACCACGTCGATCGGTGCCTCGCGCAGCGCCGCCGCCGAGGCGAAGGCGACCCGGGCGCGCGGATACTGCATATCGATCTCATTCGACGAGAGCGTGATTCCGAGTTCTGCGGCCAGGTCGGCCGACCCGAGCATGAGCCGTACGACCTGCCGGTGCGACGCGATCGAGAAGGCCTGCTCCACCCCGAGCGCGGTCTCGATCAGAGCGACGACCTGCGTGTTTGGAGACAGCGCGGCGAGTTCTCGAAGGCTGGCGTCGGAGGCCTTGGGAAGCATGACCGCGGCCGCCTTCGATTCGGCGATCGCTTCGATGTCGTCGACGAAGAAGGGCGTTCCTGCGGCGTTGATACGTACCACGAGCTGCGCGCTGCCTGCATAAGACTCGATGTAGTCGAGCACGCGGCGGCGAGCGGCCACCTTGTTCTCGGGTGCAACGGCATCTTCGAGATCGATGATCAGGG
Coding sequences:
- a CDS encoding acetyl-CoA hydrolase/transferase C-terminal domain-containing protein, yielding MNQFLLNSSANDAALRKTAESLLDGRSEVTVCAAMSPQQPTFLLAALIREARRLGIAIRLLVADIDGTFDFLDDDGRIDLASGRLQISMLAGGVPRALSGLVDSWPHSLWDADRMLGSGRIACDIYAVRVQPGLVDGVFDLGNMVAYTPTLAARPDVALALEVSHSQQYATGFATLDADAAARAIAWHDTVTPHEAAPPVPLRHDAEREHMARLIASIVPPNATVQVGIGGVAEAIIGALSSNGRRGIHTGMLPNSLRTELAAGRFTGAAKTVDEGLAVATGLSPTAGPDAWPKTVELRPISQTHSPVELARHQNLWSINSAFSVDLGGGANAEWLNGQKLACGGGQADFMRAAHLSAHGASVIALPSRSAKGHSRIVDALDGAAVTTAGGDVDYVVTEYGIAHLTGRTLFERRELLAQIAHPDDRVRLRT
- a CDS encoding FadR/GntR family transcriptional regulator, which codes for MSESEPKSAWPTNFSASAIGRQVKTSERVASAIVTLIVDNGLKPGDRLPNEAEMIEQFEVGRGSLREALRILETYGMISLRSGPGGGPVLLSVNPRDVSRSFSLYLNISGATVQELVDARLIIDPQAARMAAEAISDESKAAILATLDREESVRPTAGTVVEAANDFHYLLATLTGNGVFNLVATALKEMYTTRVVGVGLAEKTTKPTIRHEHRRIGDAVIAGDGDLAERLMREHLIEHFAQTLDASPGFGPSVINWG
- a CDS encoding HpcH/HpaI aldolase/citrate lyase family protein; protein product: MTARADFATMTSLIEVPILNPKYWSKVPEVQADAIMLDLEDSATPANKAAVRSAIIEALGDMSYFGGRRVIVRCNNLATPWGRDDLEALGAVSADIVVSYPKVERREELDEVAAILAAAGNAHPLHVMIETARALIEIDSIASHEAVAGLHFGYVDFAADVGSRPFDANGELSMLTSGYARSKIAIAAAAYGLFATGGSLIPDYKDLDKVRALIQSWSDLGYTACIAVSPAHLPIINEVMRPSAAEVAKAKEVVEAYEEATAKGDPAAVLNGRVITLPDYRVAELLLKRA
- a CDS encoding alpha/beta fold hydrolase translates to MHDYQDGDVRVGGLNLHYLEWGTPGKPPLVMLHGLNVQAHTWDPISRRLAADYHVFTPDLRGHGESDWSKTGYRVRSMSNDISLFVDALGIGAFDLVGHSAGVRVALSLAGERPDIVKKLILSDAGPETTRAGAEFMRDFIQRTVAIKGFRNSAEAREYYKTEHPQWVEEFIDLHVEHQLRKNWAGKLVLKADPDVQWITGSASLPDIPYLWKMCAQATMPTLLMIGRTSNVLDEGLVEKMTTVMPDAVALWFETGHYIPREQPDEFTTAIEDFLAAEKVNA
- a CDS encoding MmgE/PrpD family protein; translated protein: MTIPAGVSPATSSVASGAGGMARALAEKISELVDAPLTSSAVTAVSNRLTHSLGVSLASTALQPFTTALDALTAEPGEAVVVGSSTRLAPGAAAFVNAVTAHSSLQEDCGPGGFREGSHPGTYVIPAALAAADLSGCSGDRLQRAIIAGYEAVHRLGLAVPPALSARRFRPVGVMGPFGAAVAAAYALGGDAEAVGRAIGIAANTSAGTSQGFVSGSMEPYFHAGFAARNGLLAASLAVAGAPSAELALEGEHGFFAVYAGQAALTDPLFADDERLAIEGLGSKKYAVCLQNQESIELADEVRELIGGREIDAVVLRRPNTPENGTASPGVGADGPYETRLQRQMSARFTAAAALLGRPVNRPFYFESAGSDAATHDLAERVHLQTSTSGDVEYVAHLSNGETVALAGRRPGILFPDDESFARLFLVRATPVLGEARASAALGQISLLGSAADARSLTKSFAL
- a CDS encoding SDR family NAD(P)-dependent oxidoreductase, whose protein sequence is MADSQRLDIPEFTSDKRLAGRTAIVTGAGSAGEMGGTGSDIAVLLAAKGANVMILDVDQARAWHTAEAVERVGGTCLVAVADITDQEECEDAVDKCIREFGSVDILVNNAAIAPGEQENLRSMWDKIIALNLTAVKLMSDAVLPSMFEKGAGSIIHITSVAGLRAGGGIGYSASKGGLIAMAKAQAYEYGPRGVRVNTVAPGHVAIPMGLGFAGWNGGGTGEMRRRRAKATMLGTEGTGWDVAFAVLYLASDEASYVTGHTIPVDGGTTEVFPIVMADTIVGDGSGSL
- a CDS encoding enoyl-CoA hydratase/isomerase family protein, yielding MSEVIPEWETVAVSVIDDIVELRLHSGEGSLVWSATSHREVMEAFGWAGSRRSTKAVIITGTGETFCSSIDVASFKGMPWDEIWWEGRRMLQNISDIDVPVIAAVNGPATAHAEIAVLADIVIASDTAVFGDHIHITRRTAPGDGAHAVWANLLGPSRVKYFLLTAATIDAHEGRTIGFVHEVLPYGEVLPRAHAIAEQLATLSVPVLRFSKAAVSIAARRFFAEDLSHGLGLEGSGHWVDGGISS
- a CDS encoding CaiB/BaiF CoA transferase family protein — its product is MSITDKPITTEPFGPTDLRVLSGLKIVEFAHVIAGPLAGTLMADLGADVVHVEDPGRGDPQRNAGPAKDGTHLWWKVSARNKKSVTLNLRTEEGRVLARELAMWADVVICNFRVETLEKWELDFVSLNKINPKLIMLQVTGFGNTSSKRNSPGFGKVGEAMSGVVNITGFPDGPPVHTGFSHGDSVTGLMGAFSVMAALYRKNTDPDFRGEWIDLALYDGLFRLIEWQVIFYDQLGENPTRVGNELSAAPAAVINTFKTSDDRWITVTSGTPRSVQNVAALVGEPIEEYATAAMQVVRKARLDEMVRQWILQHTLEECIAEMTRLEVVASPIFTVEDILADPTYRERENVVEIEDPDLGMVKMQNVFPRLANYAGKVWRTAPALGEDSDAVYGGALGRTPEQIAELRAAGTI
- a CDS encoding MaoC family dehydratase is translated as MTDTTTVQAPKEWRGRYFEDMEVGDVYRSRLGRTIEQTDNTWFTLLTCNTNQVHFNSEFAAATEFKEPLVNSCLTLSIVVGLSVADTSENAMANLGWDSISMPTPVFAGDTLWAESEVLSTRESKSRPHQGIVSIRTRGVNQRGETVVEYLRTFMMYRRSAPQAVSRFPEPASDWRV
- a CDS encoding HpcH/HpaI aldolase/citrate lyase family protein codes for the protein MRQGLRSFLFVPGDDDRKLAKAASAKADALIIDLEDAVAPENKVAARRRVLDYIESYAGSAQLVVRINAAGTPFFVDDIEAIAESKAAAVMLPKASDASLRELAALSPNTQVVALIETALGVEQAFSIASHRQVVRLMLGSADLAAELGITLSSNEIDMQYPRARVAFASAAALREAPIDVVHLAVSDAEALLESSRRGKALGFTAKACIHPAQIDVVNRVFSPSADEVNDALGVVEAYTDAQQSGLAVTAYNGKLVDLPVVLQAQRILSMHNAAPMQSATNRREE